The nucleotide sequence TACGCCAGCGCCGGAGCTTGGGTGCTCGGACTCATCATCTTTCTGATCACCCTGGTTCAATTCAAGCTCTCCGACCGATGGGTGTATCAAGAATAGGGGGTACACGGAATGCAATACAAAAAAACGGCTGACGCCTGGGCGATGTTCCTTCTGCTCCTAGGCTCCGTCTTCATGATCGCTCCTTTCATCTGGACCCTCTCGACGTCGCTGAAGCATCAGCAACATATATTCGACTTGCCGCCGAAGTGGATTCCGAGCCCGGCTACCTTCGGCAACTTCCAAGCCGTCTGGGAAGAGTCGCCGTTGTTGTTCGGCTTTCTGAACAGCATGACGATCGTAGTCGTCGTGTTGACGGTGGGGCTGTTCGTCTCGGCCATGTCGTCTTACGCGTTCGGCAAATTCGAGTTCCCCTATAAGGGCGTTCTGTTTATGGGCCTCCTCGGAACGATGATGATTCCGTACTCGGTCGTCATGATTCCGCAATACATCGGATTTTCGGCGCTGCAATGGGTCGACACGCTGCTGCCGCTCATCGTGCCCGGCTTGTTCGGCAACATCGTCGTCATCTTTTTCTTGAAGCAATATTTAGCGGGAGCGCTGCCGAACGACTTGATCGAAGCGGCGAAAATCGACGGCAGCGGATTTTTCCGGATTTTCTGGACGATCGCGCTTCCGATCATGAAGCCGGCCCTTGCGGCGCAGGCGGCGTTAGGCTTCATGGGCATCTGGAACGACTTCCTCGGACCGCTCATTTATTTGCATACGCCGGAAAAGCAGACGATTCAGGTGTTGATCGCTTCCATGCAATCCATGTATATCTCGGGATCGAACTACCCGATGATTATGGCCGCCGCGGTGATCGCCATGCTGCCGGTCATTCTCGTGTTCTTCTTCTGCCAACGTTACTTCGTCGAGTCGCTCGCCATTAGCGGCATTAAGGGCTAATTCTCATGGCGGGGGCGTTGAGATCCGCGAGAGCCGTATTGGCGGGGTGTCTTGCGTTCGCGGCCGTCGCCGCGACGGGCTGCGATGATTCCAGTACACCGGAGGCGATCGATATGAAGAAGTTCGAGGAGCGATCCTATGCGAATCCGTTCCCATCCCTCGAGGAGGAGTGGCCGGATTACGGGAACGGAGATCCGTTCGTCATGCGTCACGACGGACGTTATTACTTGTACGTCAGCACGAAAGATTTCCGAGTCGGCATTAAAGCGTGGGTTTCCGACGATCTCGTGAATTGGACGTACGCGGGATTGGTTACGGAGGATCCCGTCTCGACGGGCGCTTACGCGCCGGAGGTCATCTATTGGAACGGGTATTTCTATTTATACACCTCTCCCGCCGGGAAAGGGCATTACGTCTTCCGAAGCGAATCGCCGATCGGGCCGTTCGAGAGAATTACGGAAAATGTAGGGATGAGCATCGA is from Paenibacillus antri and encodes:
- a CDS encoding carbohydrate ABC transporter permease — its product is MQYKKTADAWAMFLLLLGSVFMIAPFIWTLSTSLKHQQHIFDLPPKWIPSPATFGNFQAVWEESPLLFGFLNSMTIVVVVLTVGLFVSAMSSYAFGKFEFPYKGVLFMGLLGTMMIPYSVVMIPQYIGFSALQWVDTLLPLIVPGLFGNIVVIFFLKQYLAGALPNDLIEAAKIDGSGFFRIFWTIALPIMKPALAAQAALGFMGIWNDFLGPLIYLHTPEKQTIQVLIASMQSMYISGSNYPMIMAAAVIAMLPVILVFFFCQRYFVESLAISGIKG